The DNA window GAAAACCGCTTTGATCGGATGGGTATGATGGGCTCCCGGGATCCGCTGGCGCTCCTCGCCGGGGTGATGTCCGGGAATCTATTTGATTTGGGTTCGGCCTTGACACAGAAAGCATTTCGAGAAGGAAAGATGGGCTTTGGGGATGCACTGGAGAAGATGTCCGCCAGGATTGGGGTAATCTATCCCGAGGAGATGCGGAAGATCGAAGAGGCCGGATGGAGGGGATGGTTGCTTGAGACGGAGCCCCAATCCGGCCCGCTGGGTGAAGTTCTTCTCTTTGTCGATAATGCCGGGGCCGATTTTGTCCTCGGAATTCTGCCCTTGGCGGTCTCCTTAACCCATGAGTGGGAAAAGGTCTATCTGGCGATGAACAGCACCCCCGCCTCTAATGATATGACCTTGGCGGAGGGTGGGGAGATCCTGCAGGACCTTCGATCCGGCACCCGCCTTGGGATGCTTTTGGATACGGGACGGATCTGCCTGGTCGGCACGGAGACCGGAACCCCGGGTATCGATCTTCAGCATGTCGGGGAGGAGCTCAACCGTGTGGCGAAGGGGGTCGAGGCGATCATTCTGGAGGGGCAGGGGCGGGGCGTTGAGACGACATGGAGAGCCCGGTTTCGTAAACCCATTCTTCGTTTGGCGGTTATCAAGGATTCCTTTGTCGCGGAAGCCATTGGATGGGATCTCTTGGAGCCGCTCTTTATGAAAGAACGGACATGAGTGATTTCCGGATTCCAGGATCGCAGGAAGTTGCCATCAAGATCGATTCGGCCGGAGACGAAATAGATATGTATGGGATTTCTGGTGCTCCGATCTTCATGATTCCTGCGCTCCTGGGGTTGCTGGATCACATTGACAACAAGCTAAACATCATTGAAGTCTGATCCGGGACCCCGGAGCTGCGGGGCGGGGATAGAGGAAACCCACTGCATTCCCATGGGATGGCAGGGGCTCCAGTGCTCCGGCCTCGCACCTGCCGGCTATTTCTTGTCCGTGATATTCTTTCGGAGTTCCTCCATTTCCTTCTGAAGTTTCTTCAATTGACCTTTCATCTCTTGTAATTGCTCCTGCAGCTCCTCAGGGAGTCTCCCCTGGTCCGACGGATCTCCATATTTGCGGTGAATCGAATCGTGAGAATCAGCCTCCCCCAAATGGACTTTCATCTTCATCTCTTTTCCCTTGCGCAGGATCTTCATTTCAACTTCACCGGGGACGGCCTCTTCTATGGCCGCCTGGAGTCCCTTGGTTGTGGTGATCTCTTTTCCATCTACAGAAAGAACCACATCACCCGACTTCAGACCGGCTTCCTCGGCCGGAGACTCGGCCAGAACCTTTGTGATGAGAACACCGCGGCCTTCCGAAATGTCAAAGTAGGAGGCCAACGCCTCATCCGGCTCGATAATGTTGACACCGAGCCGTGTCTTCGTCTTTGAAGGAAAGCCTTTGAAGATTCTCAAACCCGGCGGAAACCTCTGGAGCATGTGCCAATCGAGGTTATCCGAGCCTCCGCCGAATCTGTCAATATAAACTTCATCATCCATTTCCGGCTTTGCGGCCAGAGTCATGTCGATTTCTTTTTTCCTTCCATCGCGGACGATCTGTAGATGGATTTTCTCGTCTGGCGCTGTATTCGCCATTGTCCCCATCAGCTCATCAACATCCTGGATCGGTTTGCCATTGATCGAAAGAATCACATCTTGCGCCTTCAATCCCGCCTTCTCTGCCGGCGATGCGTTCCCGACTTCGCTCACGAGGACACCATCCTCTTCAACCTCCAACGCTTCGGCCAAGCTGGAAGTGAGGTCTTGGACATGAATGCCCATCCACCCCCGGCGGTCCTCTGCTTCGGAAATCTGCTGGATGATGACCTCTTCATCCCCGGTGGAGGCATTGGCTGTCAAAGACCTTCCCATTAAAAGGAGACCAATTCCTATCCCAATTCCTATCGTGAATACCCCGCGTGTCCCACGCCGCATGGCGCATTCCTCCTCTCAGAAGCCTCAGGCCGGTGATTTAGTGCAATCCTATGCGGGACGGATGACCGGCTGTTCCGCCAAATTCATCAACCCGGAAAGCTGGTGAGGGTTCCCGCCGCAGGGAGCTTG is part of the Candidatus Eisenbacteria bacterium genome and encodes:
- a CDS encoding DUF89 family protein, with product MAEIWRPFLPAPQGEPFADLNDPSYQPGLWWLPDEPQVLEHWSPILRNNFDYLVHLVEQEGDDQKSKRAKEARVIFRAYLDDLDHAEARELSPTIHHLTLFREALVRAHNLGDPYRTVKKNETTRAIRRLMDDPGNWGLAENRFDRMGMMGSRDPLALLAGVMSGNLFDLGSALTQKAFREGKMGFGDALEKMSARIGVIYPEEMRKIEEAGWRGWLLETEPQSGPLGEVLLFVDNAGADFVLGILPLAVSLTHEWEKVYLAMNSTPASNDMTLAEGGEILQDLRSGTRLGMLLDTGRICLVGTETGTPGIDLQHVGEELNRVAKGVEAIILEGQGRGVETTWRARFRKPILRLAVIKDSFVAEAIGWDLLEPLFMKERT
- a CDS encoding PDZ domain-containing protein; the protein is MGRSLTANASTGDEEVIIQQISEAEDRRGWMGIHVQDLTSSLAEALEVEEDGVLVSEVGNASPAEKAGLKAQDVILSINGKPIQDVDELMGTMANTAPDEKIHLQIVRDGRKKEIDMTLAAKPEMDDEVYIDRFGGGSDNLDWHMLQRFPPGLRIFKGFPSKTKTRLGVNIIEPDEALASYFDISEGRGVLITKVLAESPAEEAGLKSGDVVLSVDGKEITTTKGLQAAIEEAVPGEVEMKILRKGKEMKMKVHLGEADSHDSIHRKYGDPSDQGRLPEELQEQLQEMKGQLKKLQKEMEELRKNITDKK